The following are encoded in a window of Periplaneta americana isolate PAMFEO1 chromosome 13, P.americana_PAMFEO1_priV1, whole genome shotgun sequence genomic DNA:
- the net gene encoding uncharacterized protein net, which translates to MSEENERDAGFCSGEDLEDPLEAEDDLHSPTDVSEDSVEVKVLPISLRNIKNKRKCAEPRKVASEDDDVLPPYKKRRHFVDTDAAPKKPSPILQDEVPAPPRPSSVTSLPGVANPASPFRPWSQGADQRRCTVGTPSPPPTTPRRCQSATVTSPPEVLPPYNDRVPSLPHQQEEPLSLVLKSTPVDGRSPQRRDRPEPRLFGVSPPRFPSSAVIHPAVSEPLVRYHPTGVVRTQRFEAVDFSGPASTPRRTLSECTEVEDLSGGLKPRTGAQFSVESLLGGAKPQDPKPGPSSEKHKQTSPGGAGGGQQRNYKNMTRERRIEANARERTRVHTISAAFDTLRRAIPAYSHNQKLSKLSVLRIACSYILTLSRVAGADYSADGSEPSLSECVDLVSRTIQTEGKLRRKKED; encoded by the coding sequence ATGTCGGAGGAAAACGAGCGGGACGCTGGGTTCTGCTCGGGCGAGGACCTGGAGGACCCTCTGGAGGCGGAGGACGACCTCCACTCGCCTACCGACGTGAGTGAGGACAGTGTCGAAGTCAAGGTGCTGCCCATCAGCCTGCGAAATATCAAGAACAAGCGCAAGTGTGCGGAGCCGCGCAAAGTCGCGAGCGAGGACGACGACGTCCTGCCGCCCTACAAGAAGCGGCGCCACTTCGTGGACACCGACGCCGCCCCCAAGAAGCCGTCCCCGATACTACAGGACGAGGTCCCTGCGCCACCCCGCCCTTCATCCGTCACGTCCCTGCCTGGAGTTGCGAACCCTGCGAGTCCTTTCAGGCCCTGGAGCCAGGGAGCCGATCAGAGGAGATGCACCGTAGGTACTCCGTCCCCACCGCCGACGACGCCGCGACGTTGCCAGTCTGCCACTGTGACGTCGCCGCCGGAGGTCCTGCCGCCCTACAACGACCGGGTACCTTCACTGCCCCACCAGCAAGAGGAACCGCTATCTCTGGTCCTGAAATCAACCCCTGTTGATGGCAGGTCTCCCCAAAGAAGGGACCGCCCCGAACCTAGACTTTTCGGAGTGTCCCCGCCCCGTTTTCCCTCCAGTGCAGTGATTCACCCAGCGGTCAGTGAGCCCCTTGTGAGGTATCACCCCACAGGTGTAGTTAGAACTCAGAGGTTCGAGGCTGTGGACTTCTCAGGTCCTGCTTCGACTCCAAGAAGGACGTTGTCAGAATGCACAGAAGTCGAGGACTTGAGCGGTGGTTTGAAGCCTAGGACCGGTGCACAGTTCAGTGTGGAATCCCTACTCGGAGGGGCGAAGCCCCAGGATCCTAAACCGGGGCCATCGTCGGAGAAGCACAAACAGACTAGTCCAGGAGGAGCAGGAGGAGGCCAGCAGAGGAATTACAAGAACATGACGCGGGAGAGGCGGATCGAGGCCAATGCGCGCGAACGCACGCGGGTGCACACCATCAGCGCCGCGTTCGACACGCTGAGGCGCGCTATTCCTGCCTACTCGCACAACCAGAAGTTGTCCAAGCTGTCCGTCCTGCGCATCGCCTGCTCGTACATCCTGACGCTGTCCCGCGTGGCGGGCGCCGACTACAGCGCCGATGGCAGCGAGCCCTCGCTGTCAGAATGCGTGGACCTGGTGTCGCGCACCATCCAGACCGAGGGCAAGCTGCGGCGTAAGAAGGAAGACTAG